A window of Mangifera indica cultivar Alphonso chromosome 11, CATAS_Mindica_2.1, whole genome shotgun sequence contains these coding sequences:
- the LOC123229836 gene encoding tryptophan aminotransferase-related protein 4-like: MAKIQSSKYVFCLVSSLILNLISIRNLYVGSKWNLSWSSRAAREAETVAAISCSGHGRAYLDGIVVDGEQPVCECNSCYSGPDCSQLLPDCAADANDGDPLFLEPFWMQNAASSAILVAGWHRMSYTYADLSVISQELERHIRKLHAVVGNAVTENRFIIFGAGSTQLLNAAVHALSPDNSSSPAKVVATIPFYQVYRRQTDYFQSVDFQFYGDTSLWKNTSDTGKNLIEFVTAPNNPDGKMNKAVLQGPNVKQIYDHAYYWPHFTPISAPADGDVMIFTFSKMTGHAGSRLGWALIKEESVYERMTTYMSFNTMGVSRDSQLRALKLVQVVLENRGKEIFEFGYKTMRSRWEKLSKIISLSKRFSLQEIASQNCNFFHKVRPASPAYAWLRCEMEEDKDCYEVLRAGKIEGREGSKFSAEDRHVRLSLIRSQDDFDMLLQRLNKLISEEDGDNYKTM; this comes from the exons ATGGCCAAAATTCAAAGCTCCAAGTATGTCTTCTGTTTAGTTTCTTCTTTGATTCTGAATCTCATCTCCATCAGAAATCTTTATGTGGGTAGCAAGTGGAATCTCAGTTGGAGCAGCAGAGCAGCAAGAGAAGCTGAGACTGTCGCTGCAATCTCATGTTCCGGCCATGGCAGAGCTTACTTGGATGGGATTGTTGTCGACGGCGAACAGCCAGTTTGCGAGTGTAATTCTTGCTACTCCGGCCCTGACTGCTCTCAGCTTTTGCCTGATTGTGCTGCTGACGCTAACGA TGGGGATCCGTTGTTCTTGGAGCCTTTCTGGATGCAAAATGCAGCAAGCAGTGCAATCCTAGTAGCAGGATGGCACAGAATGAGTTATACATATGCAGATCTCTCTGTCATCTCTCAAGAGCTTGAGAGGCACATCCGAAAACTCCATGCCGTTGTGGGAAATGCAGTTACAGAAAATAGATTCATCATTTTTGGTGCCGGGTCAACCCAACTCCTTAATGCTGCTGTCCATGCCCTTTCTCCTGATAACTCCTCCTCACCTGCAAAAGTTGTGGCTACAATTCCTTTTTACCAG GTTTATCGAAGGCAAACAGACTATTTCCAATCAGTCGATTTTCAGTTCTATGGAGATACATCTCTATGGAAGAATACTTCAGATACTGGGaagaatttgattgagtttgtaACAGCACCAAACAACCCTGATGGAAAGATGAACAAGGCAGTTCTTCAGGGGCCAAATGTCAAACAAATTTATGATCATGCTTATTATTGGCCTCATTTTACACCAATTTCAGCTCCTGCAGATGGAGATGTTATGATTTTCACTTTCTCAAAGATGACTGGCCATGCTGGCTCCAGGCTTGG GTGGGCATTGATAAAGGAAGAGAGTGTGTATGAAAGAATGACAACTTATATGAGTTTTAACACCATGGGGGTTTCTCGGGACAGTCAGCTAAGAGCATTGAAGCTTGTGCAAGTAGTGCTGGAAAACAGAGGAAAGGAGATATTTGAATTCGGATACAAAACAATGAGGAGCCGGTGGGAAAAGTTGAGCAAGATTATATCACTATCAAAGCGATTTTCTCTCCAGGAAATTGCTTCTCAGAATTGCAACTTCTTCCACAAAGTCAGGCCAGCTTCACCGG CTTATGCATGGTTGAGATGTGAGATGGAAGAAGACAAAGATTGCTATGAGGTTCTGAGAGCTGGAAAGATTGAAGGACGAGAAGGTAGCAAGTTTAGTGCAGAAGATAGGCATGTAAGGTTGAGCCTAATCAGAAGCCAAGATGATTTTGATATGCTGCTGCAGagattaaacaaattaatctcaGAGGAAGATGGTGATAATTACAAAACTATGTGA